A region of Paenibacillus sp. JNUCC-31 DNA encodes the following proteins:
- a CDS encoding alpha/beta hydrolase → MNNYSLTYEVQLPSDYDTEQPYPVIFALHGMGSDDQDMLRLMQPLQSDFIIVAVRGPIIQGSGYAYFQIKSIGNPVRELFDASVQGLQQLIVDLSSKYAIDPARRYIAGFSQGAIMAMTLSLIMGDAIKGIVAMSGYIPQFVKDEYKIQPGSELSVFISHGDQDHLFPLQLGEDNASFFREHTDNVTYVPYHGGHQVTPDLYQQFQQWLRTDANLAAEDLKGLNS, encoded by the coding sequence TTGAATAATTATTCATTAACTTACGAGGTTCAACTTCCCTCCGATTACGATACAGAACAACCATATCCCGTGATCTTTGCTCTGCATGGCATGGGTTCGGATGATCAGGATATGCTGCGGCTGATGCAGCCCCTCCAATCGGATTTTATTATCGTCGCCGTACGGGGACCCATCATTCAGGGTAGTGGCTACGCCTATTTTCAGATTAAAAGCATTGGCAATCCCGTCCGGGAATTGTTCGACGCTTCTGTTCAGGGACTGCAACAGCTAATCGTTGACTTGTCCTCCAAATATGCCATTGATCCCGCACGGCGTTATATCGCCGGATTCAGTCAGGGAGCCATTATGGCGATGACACTCTCGCTGATCATGGGAGATGCGATTAAGGGAATTGTAGCCATGAGTGGTTACATTCCGCAATTTGTGAAAGACGAATACAAGATACAGCCCGGCTCGGAGTTATCCGTATTCATATCGCATGGCGATCAGGATCATCTCTTCCCGCTGCAACTTGGCGAAGATAACGCGAGCTTCTTCCGCGAACACACCGATAATGTTACGTACGTTCCATATCACGGTGGGCACCAAGTCACTCCCGATCTATATCAACAATTTCAACAATGGCTTCGGACGGATGCCAATCTGGCTGCCGAAGACCTGAAAGGACTGAATTCATAA
- a CDS encoding DODA-type extradiol aromatic ring-opening family dioxygenase: MMPSLFIAHGAPSLALEEHAYTEFLQKLGQELPKPKAIILFSAHWESTTQLVSSVANYETIYDFGGFQPELYQIKYPAQGHEETTAEIQRLFANAGIPVESDFVRGLDHGAWVVLRLLYPNADIPVVTLSVNRYLSNEQQYQVGKALATLREQDVLVIGSGGTVHNLRQLNWESAGVDPWAMAFDNWLHDKLMSWDTTSLFAYDKLAPSAQAAVPTPEHFVPLLLAMGAGDQNKQASLLFKAYQYGNLSLSCWKFD; the protein is encoded by the coding sequence ATGATGCCATCCCTGTTTATCGCTCACGGCGCGCCATCGCTCGCACTGGAGGAACATGCCTACACTGAATTTCTGCAAAAACTTGGACAAGAACTGCCGAAACCCAAAGCAATTATATTGTTCTCTGCTCACTGGGAATCCACAACTCAATTGGTTTCCTCGGTAGCCAATTACGAGACCATCTATGATTTCGGTGGCTTCCAGCCTGAACTGTATCAGATCAAATACCCGGCACAAGGACATGAAGAGACCACTGCGGAGATTCAGCGTCTGTTCGCGAATGCCGGCATTCCGGTAGAAAGCGACTTCGTTCGTGGTCTGGATCACGGTGCTTGGGTCGTTCTTCGCCTGCTCTATCCGAACGCAGATATCCCGGTTGTTACGTTGTCTGTAAACCGTTATCTGTCCAATGAACAGCAGTATCAGGTAGGAAAGGCACTCGCCACATTGCGCGAGCAGGATGTTCTAGTGATTGGTAGTGGCGGAACAGTACACAATCTGCGGCAATTAAACTGGGAAAGCGCAGGCGTTGATCCTTGGGCCATGGCGTTTGACAACTGGTTGCATGACAAGCTGATGAGCTGGGATACCACGTCCCTCTTCGCCTATGACAAGCTCGCACCATCCGCCCAGGCAGCCGTGCCTACGCCAGAGCATTTTGTGCCACTGCTGCTTGCCATGGGTGCAGGGGATCAGAACAAGCAGGCATCACTTCTGTTCAAAGCCTATCAGTATGGCAATCTGAGCCTGTCTTGCTGGAAGTTTGATTGA
- a CDS encoding cation diffusion facilitator family transporter, with amino-acid sequence MAEQPKSESLMSLVKKGNTSSAVAMAGNAVLALCKGGAFLFSGSGAMFASAMHSLADAINQGFVFVGSVLSEKKPTRRFPTGFGRVINIFCMIAVIVVTIMAYETIHEGIHLLQHPVGHTGGLWINIGVLVLNILIDGAILIKAMKEILKEARAPKAAGFALLPAAIKNVGRAAPPTRLVFYEDVVAVLGALLALISVVVIALTNFALLDGIVTTIIGCLMIAVAFRVGYDNMIGLIGVAAPQDIEDKVSQTILADTHVADIQMMRIIQEGRYYHVEGLIELTKGLSLADADDIKFRIQEKLMTDPDIADAAISIIEDDGVNSWGKKHSDVVK; translated from the coding sequence GTGGCTGAACAACCAAAGTCTGAGAGCTTGATGTCTCTCGTCAAAAAGGGAAACACATCCTCAGCCGTAGCTATGGCGGGTAATGCTGTACTTGCACTGTGCAAAGGAGGAGCCTTTCTTTTCAGTGGCAGTGGCGCCATGTTCGCCTCGGCGATGCACTCTTTGGCTGATGCCATCAACCAAGGGTTTGTCTTTGTCGGAAGTGTGTTGTCCGAGAAAAAACCTACACGCCGCTTTCCGACCGGATTCGGACGGGTCATCAACATTTTCTGCATGATCGCGGTCATTGTCGTTACCATTATGGCGTATGAAACGATCCATGAAGGAATTCATCTGTTACAGCATCCTGTTGGTCATACCGGTGGCCTCTGGATTAACATCGGGGTGCTTGTATTAAACATTCTGATTGACGGTGCCATTCTAATCAAGGCCATGAAGGAAATTCTGAAAGAAGCACGCGCGCCAAAAGCTGCCGGATTTGCCCTGCTCCCCGCCGCTATCAAAAATGTAGGGCGCGCTGCACCGCCAACACGTCTTGTATTTTACGAAGATGTTGTAGCTGTACTCGGTGCACTACTTGCGCTGATCTCTGTTGTAGTCATTGCCTTGACCAATTTTGCATTGCTCGATGGAATCGTGACCACCATTATTGGATGCCTGATGATTGCTGTCGCGTTCCGTGTGGGTTACGACAATATGATCGGACTGATTGGTGTAGCAGCTCCGCAGGATATCGAGGATAAAGTATCCCAGACCATCCTGGCCGACACTCATGTTGCGGATATTCAAATGATGCGAATTATTCAGGAAGGCCGTTATTATCATGTCGAGGGTCTGATTGAGCTGACCAAAGGACTAAGCCTTGCTGATGCCGATGATATCAAGTTCCGTATTCAGGAGAAGTTAATGACGGACCCTGACATTGCTGATGCAGCCATCTCCATTATCGAAGATGATGGCGTGAACAGTTGGGGCAAGAAGCATTCGGATGTGGTGAAATAA
- a CDS encoding ABC transporter substrate-binding protein has translation MKQLVRTFAIVFVAAFALMILASYLNKSQGYSGGNTLTIYNWGDYIDPDLLKEFEQETGIKVIYQTFDSNEAMLTKIEQGGTTFDVAIPSEYAISKMKEENLLIPLDHSKLPNLSNIDPRFMDLSFDEDNKYSIPYFWGTVGIVYNPELVDGLTFESWNDLWDPRLKNQILLLDGAREVIGMGLNSLGYSLNDTNEDHLQEALKKLSTLTPNVRAIVGDEIKMLLANEEAAVGLVWSGDASEIMDENDKLDYVVPEEGSNLWFDNMVIPKTASNIEGAHQFINFMLDPDHAARNAEYVGYSTPNAEALKLLPEDISEDERFYPDETLTGKLEVYDNLGKKMLSHYNDLFLEFKMHSK, from the coding sequence ATGAAGCAACTGGTACGGACATTTGCAATTGTATTTGTGGCTGCCTTTGCCTTGATGATTCTCGCTTCGTACCTGAACAAGAGTCAGGGGTATTCCGGCGGCAACACGCTGACGATTTACAACTGGGGCGATTATATCGACCCGGATTTGCTGAAGGAATTTGAGCAAGAGACCGGCATCAAGGTGATCTACCAGACGTTTGATTCGAACGAAGCGATGTTAACCAAGATTGAGCAGGGCGGAACGACGTTTGATGTGGCGATTCCTTCCGAGTATGCGATTAGCAAAATGAAAGAAGAGAATCTGCTCATTCCACTGGATCACAGCAAGCTACCCAATCTGAGCAACATTGATCCACGTTTCATGGATCTGTCCTTCGATGAGGACAACAAGTACTCCATTCCTTACTTCTGGGGAACGGTGGGGATTGTGTACAATCCTGAACTGGTCGACGGGTTAACATTTGAGAGCTGGAATGACCTGTGGGACCCACGTTTGAAAAATCAAATCCTCCTGCTCGACGGTGCCCGTGAAGTGATCGGTATGGGGCTGAACAGCCTCGGTTATTCGCTGAACGATACGAACGAAGACCATCTGCAGGAAGCTTTAAAGAAACTGTCTACCCTCACGCCTAACGTCAGAGCCATTGTCGGGGACGAGATCAAAATGCTGCTGGCAAACGAGGAAGCAGCGGTTGGACTCGTATGGTCCGGGGATGCGTCGGAAATTATGGATGAGAACGATAAGCTGGATTATGTGGTTCCTGAGGAAGGCTCGAACCTATGGTTCGATAACATGGTCATTCCGAAGACCGCAAGCAATATTGAAGGGGCACATCAGTTTATCAACTTCATGCTGGACCCGGATCATGCCGCCCGTAACGCCGAATATGTCGGGTACTCCACACCAAACGCCGAGGCATTGAAGCTGCTGCCAGAGGATATTTCGGAGGATGAACGATTCTATCCGGATGAGACGCTGACAGGAAAGCTTGAAGTGTACGATAATCTGGGCAAAAAAATGCTGTCGCATTATAATGATTTGTTCCTCGAATTTAAAATGCATAGCAAATAA
- a CDS encoding ABC transporter permease, with protein sequence MGRNGKLSNVYLAVVFAILYAPIAYLIFYSFNSGGHMRGFEGFTLEWYREVFADTRLLIIVLNTFIIALLSSAISTMLGVAGALAIYHVRRKRTKNTLLSLNNVLIVSPDVIIGASFLILFTMIGIKLGFTSVLLSHIAFSVPIVVIMVLPKLQEMSPTLMDAARDLGAGSWQILTRVVLPYVKPGIFAGFFMALTYSLDDFAVTFFVTGNGYSTLSVEIYSRARQGVSLSINALSTLLFLLTVLLVVGYYFINRRATRIPPGGKGLRP encoded by the coding sequence ATGGGAAGAAACGGAAAGCTGTCTAACGTCTATCTGGCCGTAGTATTCGCCATACTGTACGCACCGATCGCATATCTGATCTTCTATTCCTTCAACAGTGGCGGGCATATGCGCGGCTTTGAAGGGTTTACATTGGAATGGTACAGGGAAGTATTTGCGGATACGCGGCTGCTGATCATTGTACTGAATACGTTTATTATTGCGCTCCTGTCCTCGGCGATCTCAACGATGCTCGGTGTGGCAGGGGCACTGGCGATCTACCATGTGCGGCGCAAACGAACCAAGAATACGTTGCTGTCACTCAATAACGTGCTGATCGTTAGTCCGGATGTCATCATCGGTGCGTCCTTTCTGATTCTGTTCACCATGATTGGCATCAAGCTTGGATTCACTTCGGTACTGTTGTCTCATATCGCATTCAGCGTGCCGATTGTCGTAATTATGGTGCTGCCCAAGCTTCAGGAGATGAGTCCGACCTTGATGGATGCGGCGCGCGATCTGGGTGCTGGATCATGGCAGATCCTGACTCGTGTCGTGCTTCCATACGTTAAACCGGGCATTTTTGCCGGATTCTTCATGGCATTGACGTACTCGCTTGATGACTTCGCGGTAACATTCTTTGTCACGGGCAACGGATACTCCACACTCTCTGTGGAGATTTATTCAAGAGCAAGGCAGGGCGTGTCATTGTCCATTAATGCGCTGTCGACGCTACTGTTCCTGCTGACGGTGCTGCTGGTGGTTGGATATTACTTCATTAACCGCCGTGCAACACGGATACCACCCGGAGGAAAGGGGCTGCGTCCATGA
- a CDS encoding ABC transporter permease: protein MQTKASTRNAYLIPYVLWMVLFVVAPVLLVVYYSFFDVEGNFTLGNYARFFTPVYMQMTLSSFWYAFLITVFSLLVSYPTAYLLTRTKHKQLWLLLIILPSWINLLLKAYAFIGLFGTYGLTNSLLEVVGIGTKQILFTDFSFIFVSVYIFIPFMILPIFNALEEMNPSLIYAARDLGASSWLTFRRVIFPLTISGVKSGCQAVFIPALSLFMITRLIAGNRVITLGTAIEQHFLVTQDWGMGSTIAVFLIIAMAIIMFLTGSGKKEVRNGKKRKAV, encoded by the coding sequence ATGCAGACTAAGGCGAGTACACGCAATGCGTATCTGATTCCATATGTGTTATGGATGGTGTTGTTTGTAGTTGCTCCGGTTCTGCTGGTGGTGTATTACTCGTTCTTCGATGTGGAAGGCAATTTCACGTTGGGTAACTACGCTCGGTTCTTTACACCTGTGTACATGCAGATGACCCTGAGTTCGTTCTGGTATGCATTTCTGATTACGGTGTTCTCGCTGTTAGTTTCGTATCCCACAGCGTATTTACTGACCCGTACGAAGCACAAGCAGCTGTGGCTGCTACTTATTATTTTGCCAAGCTGGATCAATCTGTTGTTAAAAGCGTACGCCTTTATCGGCCTGTTCGGCACGTATGGCCTGACCAATTCCCTGCTTGAAGTGGTGGGCATTGGCACAAAGCAGATTCTGTTCACTGATTTCAGCTTTATCTTTGTCTCGGTGTACATCTTCATTCCGTTCATGATCCTGCCCATCTTCAACGCACTGGAAGAGATGAATCCATCGCTGATCTATGCGGCACGGGATCTCGGGGCTTCGTCCTGGCTGACGTTCCGCCGGGTCATCTTTCCGCTGACAATCAGCGGAGTGAAATCCGGCTGTCAGGCCGTATTTATTCCGGCGTTATCGTTGTTCATGATTACCCGCCTTATTGCGGGAAACCGGGTAATTACGCTGGGAACAGCGATTGAGCAGCATTTTCTCGTCACCCAGGACTGGGGAATGGGTTCGACGATTGCCGTCTTTTTGATTATTGCGATGGCGATCATTATGTTCCTGACCGGATCAGGCAAGAAGGAGGTGCGTAATGGGAAGAAACGGAAAGCTGTCTAA
- a CDS encoding ABC transporter ATP-binding protein: MSEQQPIIRFDRVTQQYDQDEAVLKEVSFEIERGKFYTLLGPSGCGKTTILRLIAGFAEPTQGSIYFNGALINRVPAHQRQVNTVFQDYALFPHLNVFENVAFGLRIKKMKTAEIRSKVLEALKFVNLSGYENREIGEMSGGQRQRVAIARAIVNEPEILLLDEPLSALDLKLRTEMQYELRELQQRLGITFIFVTHDQEEALAMSDEIFVLNGGVIQQSGTPNDIYDEPINRFVADFIGESNIVSGKMKQDFVVEFAGAQYECVDQGLQKDEPVEIVIRPEDMEITTEEQGKMQVNVDSQLFRGVHYEISTYDDAGNEWLVHSTKKAEVGARIGLHFDPEAIHVMRFNETEEEFDKRLEAYQEAVHAD, encoded by the coding sequence ATGTCAGAACAACAACCGATTATCCGTTTCGACCGGGTGACCCAGCAATACGATCAGGATGAAGCCGTATTGAAGGAAGTCAGCTTCGAGATTGAGCGGGGTAAATTTTATACGCTACTCGGCCCGTCAGGCTGCGGGAAAACAACGATATTGCGCTTGATCGCCGGCTTTGCGGAGCCGACACAGGGCAGTATTTATTTTAACGGTGCACTGATTAACCGGGTGCCTGCCCACCAGCGGCAGGTGAATACCGTATTTCAGGATTACGCATTATTTCCACATTTGAATGTCTTTGAGAACGTAGCTTTTGGTTTGCGGATCAAAAAGATGAAAACGGCTGAGATTCGCAGCAAAGTGTTGGAAGCACTCAAGTTCGTCAATCTGTCCGGTTATGAAAACCGTGAAATTGGCGAGATGTCCGGCGGACAACGGCAACGTGTCGCGATTGCGCGTGCGATTGTGAATGAACCCGAGATTTTGCTTCTGGATGAGCCGCTATCGGCGCTCGATCTGAAGCTGCGGACAGAAATGCAGTATGAATTGCGCGAGCTGCAACAGCGACTGGGCATTACGTTTATTTTTGTCACACATGATCAGGAGGAAGCCCTGGCGATGTCGGATGAAATCTTTGTCCTGAACGGTGGCGTCATTCAACAGAGCGGCACACCCAATGATATCTATGATGAGCCGATTAACCGTTTTGTGGCGGACTTTATTGGCGAATCGAACATTGTATCCGGCAAAATGAAGCAGGACTTTGTAGTGGAATTTGCTGGCGCACAGTACGAGTGTGTCGATCAGGGTCTGCAGAAGGACGAGCCTGTGGAGATTGTGATTCGTCCAGAGGATATGGAAATTACAACCGAGGAACAGGGCAAAATGCAGGTCAACGTGGACTCGCAGCTGTTCCGGGGGGTGCATTACGAGATATCCACCTACGATGACGCGGGTAATGAGTGGCTGGTACATTCCACGAAAAAAGCCGAGGTAGGCGCTCGTATTGGACTGCATTTTGACCCGGAAGCCATCCACGTCATGCGCTTTAACGAGACGGAAGAAGAGTTCGACAAACGTCTGGAAGCCTACCAAGAGGCCGTTCATGCAGACTAA